The window TTCCCGGCCTCCTCCATCCGGTCCACCACGGCCGCGAGGGCGTCCAGTTCGTCCCGCGTGAGGGTGCCCGCCACCCGGCGTACGAGGCCGTCCTCCAGGATCTCGCGGATCTGGAGGATCTCGGCGAGCGCGGCGGTGTCGCCGTCGGGCCGGGCGAGGGCGCGGAAGGTGAGGCCGTCGATCAGGGGGGTGAGGGAGGCCTCGCCGACATAGGTGCCGTAGCCGTGCCGGATGTCGACTATGTCGAGGGCCTGCAGGGCTTTCAGGGCCTCCCGGACGGAGTTGCGGCTGACGCCGAGGTTCTCCATCAGCTCCGTCTCGGTGGGCAGCGGCGCGCCCGCCCGGAGCCCCTGGTCGAGGATGAGCTGCATGACCTCGTGCTGGATCTGGCTGCTCACCCGCCGCTCGGGCCGGCGCCGGCCCCCGCTCTCCTGAGACATGCGCCGCATCGTACGCTCGCCGGACATCCGACGTCCCACCTCCGGACGGAAACCACGTGGACTGACCAGGGGAACGCCAGGTTAACGTCCAGTGGCGACCATGGGACACCTCCCCCTGACGGCCCCTCAACAGTCCTTATTTCATAGCGGCGTTGATCCGTCATTGGTCGCACCTCTGGCACGTACGCCATTCGTGTGCGATCGCTTGACCGCCCCTGCGGGTGCTCCTAAGGTCACGCTGCCCCCTGTAGGACGTAGGACGTCGTATCTCCCGCCCTGGAGGACTTGTGCGCGACGTGATCCGTGACGCCCCGGCGCCGACCCGCCGGGCGCTCCTGAAGTACTCCGGCGCGCTGGGCGCGGCGGCCGCCGTCTCCTCGTCGCTG is drawn from Streptomyces bottropensis ATCC 25435 and contains these coding sequences:
- a CDS encoding FadR/GntR family transcriptional regulator, whose protein sequence is MRRMSQESGGRRRPERRVSSQIQHEVMQLILDQGLRAGAPLPTETELMENLGVSRNSVREALKALQALDIVDIRHGYGTYVGEASLTPLIDGLTFRALARPDGDTAALAEILQIREILEDGLVRRVAGTLTRDELDALAAVVDRMEEAGKAGGSVAELDRDFHELLYASLGNTLVPQLLGAFWTVFLRVAGARGWTDDPTPELTIRRHRDIVAALRAHDVEGARRAMADHFRGIETRAAQASRGVG